The Chryseobacterium sp. 52 genome includes a region encoding these proteins:
- a CDS encoding Coq4 family protein, whose amino-acid sequence MKKIRVQFLLFVYDKTQKLYRKYFKKKKRQWQFNEEQLLKFQEDSLGRKLGEFYRKHGFSMIPKMEDHDVHHLITGCGTQFEDEIAMQYLLLGNGKLNAHLLAAIILGTLILPEYCKIYMKAYRKGQNMRPFYQWDFESLLWQNFDHLKDYIQQKETATLY is encoded by the coding sequence ATGAAAAAAATACGTGTTCAATTTCTGCTTTTTGTATATGATAAAACCCAGAAACTCTACAGAAAATACTTTAAGAAGAAGAAAAGACAATGGCAGTTCAATGAAGAGCAACTGCTGAAATTTCAGGAAGATTCCTTAGGGAGAAAGCTCGGCGAGTTTTACAGGAAACATGGTTTTTCAATGATTCCCAAAATGGAAGACCACGATGTCCATCACCTGATCACAGGATGCGGAACTCAATTCGAGGACGAGATCGCAATGCAGTACCTTCTCCTTGGAAACGGCAAACTCAATGCCCACCTCCTTGCGGCGATTATATTGGGAACACTGATCCTTCCGGAATATTGTAAAATATATATGAAAGCCTATAGAAAAGGACAGAACATGAGACCTTTTTATCAATGGGACTTTGAAAGTTTGCTGTGGCAGAATTTCGACCATCTGAAAGATTACATCCAGCAAAAAGAAACAGCCACATTATATTAA
- a CDS encoding winged helix-turn-helix domain-containing protein, with the protein MIKINQLNKEFESRVRLGIMSVLMVNDWVDFSEMKGLLDVTDGNLASHSNALEKAGYIEVKKEFVGKKPKTSYRVTQSGRQAFTEHLDGLEKLLGR; encoded by the coding sequence ATGATTAAGATCAACCAACTTAATAAAGAATTCGAAAGCCGCGTAAGACTGGGAATAATGTCCGTTCTTATGGTCAACGATTGGGTTGATTTTTCTGAAATGAAGGGCTTACTGGATGTCACAGATGGAAATTTGGCTAGCCACAGCAACGCTTTGGAAAAAGCAGGATATATTGAAGTGAAAAAAGAATTCGTAGGTAAAAAACCGAAAACATCATACCGTGTTACGCAGAGTGGGAGACAGGCTTTTACCGAACATCTTGACGGACTTGAAAAATTATTGGGAAGATAA
- a CDS encoding DUF4153 domain-containing protein, with protein sequence MKTHHYIFLTAALFVVVFYDQEMGLNLGILGIVYAVLTWFKTPERNKTRTFLILFVTSILSGLAFAWYRDFPSLLAVVSSLLLLGYRSRNRKLKILFLIPVFIINSATAIFRFFSFDEWLPKKNVSGVWQKTLAFILIPLLFISIFFGIYSAGSDHFAALFTDYELDINIWQVLSLSVLGFFIAFNYWNYAVERFIYKKNYLLDDDFQDDHKTAKATYSFLDLDAERTSGVISFFCLNILLVFFIITYNYEQFYEVSKTPVQLSEETHERVNAVIMSIVMAVLVIMFYFKSGFNFDPKAKLMKTLARIWIILNAILVISAALKNYEYILTYGFTYKRLGVFAFLLLALVGLALTLIKIQKRKRNAFLFNAMTWYFYGTILACSYVNWGGIITSQNMKRKDFVVNYHVEQINFSERGLLKYADEKNDLQLKKKVLVKVKEEKSKPFLSKILYYETLKD encoded by the coding sequence ATGAAAACACATCATTATATATTCCTTACAGCCGCTTTGTTCGTTGTTGTATTCTATGATCAGGAAATGGGACTAAATCTCGGAATTTTAGGAATCGTTTACGCAGTTCTAACATGGTTTAAAACTCCGGAAAGAAACAAAACGAGAACCTTTCTGATCCTTTTTGTGACAAGCATTTTATCCGGTTTGGCTTTTGCCTGGTACAGAGATTTTCCGTCTTTACTGGCGGTTGTAAGCTCCCTTCTTCTTCTTGGGTACCGTTCGAGAAACAGAAAGTTGAAAATACTTTTTCTGATTCCTGTTTTTATCATCAACAGTGCTACAGCGATTTTTCGCTTTTTCAGCTTTGATGAATGGTTGCCTAAGAAGAATGTTTCCGGGGTATGGCAGAAAACATTAGCCTTTATCCTTATTCCGCTATTGTTTATTTCTATATTTTTCGGAATCTATTCTGCGGGAAGCGATCATTTTGCTGCACTTTTTACGGATTATGAACTGGATATCAACATATGGCAGGTCCTAAGTCTCTCAGTTCTTGGTTTTTTCATAGCATTCAATTACTGGAATTATGCTGTGGAAAGATTTATTTACAAAAAGAATTACCTGCTGGATGATGATTTTCAGGATGATCATAAAACAGCGAAGGCGACTTATTCCTTCCTTGATCTGGATGCGGAAAGAACAAGCGGAGTGATTTCTTTCTTTTGTCTGAATATCCTGCTGGTATTTTTTATAATCACCTATAATTATGAACAGTTTTATGAAGTTTCAAAAACTCCCGTTCAGCTATCGGAAGAAACCCACGAAAGAGTCAATGCGGTGATCATGTCTATTGTCATGGCAGTTCTGGTGATTATGTTCTATTTTAAATCCGGTTTCAATTTTGATCCTAAAGCAAAGCTGATGAAGACGCTGGCCAGAATCTGGATTATCCTGAATGCTATTCTTGTCATTTCTGCAGCACTGAAAAACTACGAATATATTCTCACGTATGGATTTACTTACAAAAGGCTGGGGGTATTTGCTTTTCTGCTGTTAGCTCTGGTCGGGCTGGCTCTTACTTTGATTAAAATTCAAAAGAGAAAAAGAAATGCATTCCTTTTCAATGCAATGACCTGGTATTTTTATGGAACAATTTTGGCTTGTAGTTATGTCAACTGGGGCGGGATCATTACCTCCCAGAATATGAAACGTAAAGATTTTGTAGTGAACTATCATGTAGAACAGATCAATTTCAGTGAAAGAGGACTGTTGAAATATGCAGATGAAAAGAATGACCTGCAGCTGAAAAAGAAAGTACTGGTTAAAGTTAAAGAAGAAAAATCCAAGCCTTTCCTTTCCAAGATTCTTTACTATGAAACATTAAAAGATTAA
- a CDS encoding metallophosphoesterase, with the protein MTRKIFIKRLAQLSVVGLFPALYSWQVEPFWVEFVERKLPVKNLPETLEGKTLMQISDLHVGNRFDWNFLIDSFQKAQQFKPDFVVYTGDFVNHGTAEEQEDLKKVMKHAVHGNLATFGILGNHDYGMNWDDTVCSENICDILEDFGIRMLRNSSMETHGLNFIGFEDLWSPNFYPTEVMKKYNPSKANIILCHNPDACDRDIWNGYQGWILSGHTHGGQCRIPGVITPILPVENKKYVSGEIDLQDGRMLYINRAIGHSFQIRFMVRPEITVFTLTQA; encoded by the coding sequence ATGACAAGAAAAATATTCATTAAAAGATTGGCGCAGCTTTCAGTGGTAGGATTATTTCCTGCCTTGTATTCCTGGCAGGTAGAACCGTTCTGGGTAGAGTTTGTTGAAAGAAAGCTTCCTGTTAAAAATCTTCCGGAAACACTGGAAGGCAAAACTTTGATGCAGATATCAGACCTGCATGTAGGAAACCGTTTCGACTGGAATTTCCTGATTGATTCATTTCAAAAGGCGCAGCAGTTCAAACCTGATTTTGTAGTCTACACCGGAGACTTTGTAAATCATGGAACCGCTGAAGAGCAGGAAGACCTTAAGAAAGTAATGAAACACGCTGTCCACGGAAATCTGGCGACTTTTGGGATTTTAGGAAATCATGACTACGGCATGAACTGGGATGATACGGTGTGTTCAGAAAACATTTGTGATATTCTAGAAGATTTTGGAATCCGGATGCTTAGAAATAGCAGCATGGAAACCCATGGATTGAATTTTATAGGTTTTGAAGATCTCTGGTCTCCTAATTTTTATCCAACGGAAGTGATGAAAAAGTATAATCCTTCAAAAGCCAATATTATACTCTGTCATAATCCGGATGCCTGTGACAGGGATATATGGAACGGATATCAGGGTTGGATTCTTAGTGGACACACGCATGGAGGACAATGTCGTATTCCGGGTGTCATCACCCCAATTCTTCCTGTTGAAAATAAAAAATATGTTTCAGGAGAAATAGATCTTCAGGACGGAAGAATGCTGTATATCAACCGGGCTATTGGCCATTCTTTCCAGATAAGATTTATGGTGCGTCCTGAAATTACCGTCTTTACTTTAACTCAAGCTTAA